The following nucleotide sequence is from Zea mays cultivar B73 chromosome 1, Zm-B73-REFERENCE-NAM-5.0, whole genome shotgun sequence.
CAGCGCCAGCTCCCCGCACGCATCCACGGCTATGGAGAGTGAGAAACCATCCACACCGACGCCAGAAGAAACCATGGAAACGAACAGCCTCAGCGCGTCCTCGGCCTGCCCGCTCCCAAGAAGCGCTGCCATCATCGAGTTCCAAGCAACTATGTTCCTGACAGGCATCGCCCTGAACACTCTCAACGCGTAGTCCATGCTTCCGCACCTCGAGTACATGCCAAGAACCCCGTTCTCCACGACCGGGTCCACTGATCCACACGAGCTCATCTTGACCACACTGGCATGGATCTCCTTCCCGTGAGCAAGCGCGCTCTGCCCGACACCGGCGCAGGCCAGCAGCCCACCGGACAAGGAGTAGCCGTTGGTCTGGACGCCAGAACCCGCCATGCGCCGGAGCAGCGCGAGGGAATCGCGGTGTAGCCCCTGGTGCGCGTGGCCGGTGACGAGTGACGTCCAAGAGACCACGTCCGGGCGAGGCATCTCGTCGAACAGCTCCCGCGCGTACCGCGCGAGCCCGGCCCGCAGCGCCACGTGCGCCAGGGAGGTGGCGTGGATGGCGGAGGCGGAGAGGCCCAGCTTGAGGAGCACGGCGTGCAATGGACCGACGTGGGCCGCGGAGCGGCGGGCGGCCGCCGCCTTCAGGGAggaggcgagggacgtggcgtcccaCGCCGCCGGGGTCGGGCTCTGCCATGAGACGGCGCATGCAGCTGACATGCCCGCGGCCGCGTCAGACTACGCTAGAAGCAGTGGCACGGTCGCACGGAGATGGCTACAGGCCTACAGCGAGCGGGCGAGGTGTGTGTGTCTGTCACGGCGGGCGCGCCGGTGTTCTGGCCGTGGATTCCCAGAGTTGCAGGAGGTCGGGTCCTGCTAAAAATTCAGTTAGCTGGGTTTTAGTTTTCGATGGTTATTGCATATATTTTACATTAAATTTATAGTATACATTTGATATAGTTTTTGAAATATAATCTGTAATTTTTAGTTCTAAAAATAAGACTCTTATTAAATCCCTACTTATCTATTAAGATGATAACGTAGACCGTCCTCCCTCGTCGCGAGAGCCACCTCCCCGCACAAGCCGCGCAATGCGTCCTACCCGACACTGTCGTTCCGCAAACAACCTCCGCGCAGTCGTCGTCCACACTTGCCCGCCTGGATAAGGATACGAAGTCCAAATCCTCATCCGACCGGTTCCCTACTTCCCTCAAACCACGTCCTCTGCAACGAGCGCGCCCTACGCGACGGCGTTCCCTCGGCTACCTCTACCTCCTGGACATGCCACCCTCCTCCCGGCCTCCTTCGCCTCAACCCTAACCCCGCACCTTCGAACCCATTGCTGCTCCCCTCTCTCCCCGGCTCTAATCCGCTCCTAACTTCCGCCTTGTTTGCTGCAAGGAGGCGTGCGCGACCTCCAGTTCCAATCTGAGCGACTTTGGTGGCATGGACTTCCTGTTCACCATCGCCGGCTTCCTCACCATCATCAGCTTTGGTGGCGGACATGAGAGGAGAGAAGAATCCTTCGAGGTGAGCTGACTATTCATTACGCTGATAGTGTTTCTATTAATTCCAATGTCGTTCAGTTGGATGCAATTCCAACTAGGGTTTGGATTTGAGGTTCTGTTCTGCTACATGTGTATGTGTCTATATTTTTTCTTCCTCTACAACTTGCCCCTTTTGATCCGACCTACAAGAAGAAAACGAAGAAAATTGTCATCCAAAAACTTTCTGTTGGAGTGGACAGGCTTGCAGAGAAGACAAACACTGGTAGTCGTAGAACCCAATGAAATTAACTTCACTAGAATAAAGAAGAAAAGGAAGAAAACGAAGAAGGTATGACAGATACACTCCTTAGTGTTAGGCTAGACAAGTTTAAGAATAAAAAATGGATTAGTGCTAGACTGGACAAGTTTAAGAATAAAAAATGAATTGAGGCTTTAAATTTAGTCACTGCACAGGCTTAAGAAGCGGACATTGAATTGAGGTTTACGTTTGTTCATTTTGCAAAAATTTAGGTGGATCTTGATTTAACTCTTAATGAGCTTGGAGATGGGGAGGACACTCAAGGTGCATTTCATTTGTCTGAATGTAATCCTTGCTCTTATCCCATTAAGAACCTATTGTTCCTCCTATGTTTTCCTGTCTTTGATCTTAAATGATCCATGATCCACATGTATCAAGTCACCAGACTCATCACTCATGTTCTCCTTTTTTTCTGAAATGTTATTTTGATACCCAAAGTTTCGGACTAAATTCCATACCAAGTGCTCAAAGAATATAAAAGTCTGCCATTAGGGaaaaatgaagagaagaaagttgacTTTGTTTCTATTAGATCAGACTCAGTTCATCTGCGAAAGGGTCTCTagccgagttggttaggtggtctgagtagtactacttaggtcctgggttcgactccccCGGCCCTGGTCGCGGTcattctcacatgggctacggtgACGCTGTGTATAGGTGGGGTAGAGGTTCAGGAATTTTCTCGACCTACGTGAGAAGGTCTTTTTCTTAATATAATATCGTGGGAGCGGTATTACCCGTGCATGTCGAGTTTTTTAGACTCAATTCATCTGATATTGCATTATATTTTGTTGTCTCACTGTGTTCTATGCTTGAGTAAGAGGATTGCTTGCAATAATACCATATCTCTTGTACCTAGATTCAGCTTGTGATTTTTTGTTCTTTGGTATTTCTGATGTTGCTGCCATAGCCATACGTGATACGTCATGTGTGCTCACTAGAACTTTTTTTGTGCCATGTGTTGAAGCAATTCTAAGGTCATGTGTGCTTACTAAAACTTTTTTTTGCTCGGTGTAGAACACCAGGCGATCCATGCACAAATTATCAGGAAGGGTGGTGGGAAGTGTTCCACTTGCCACCAATTCTCATCTCTCACCTCTCTATCACATGAACCAACATATTTCTACAATGTGGACATTCCTCTCGAGTCATCAAAGGTATAATCTATTTTTATCTGGATCACTGCACCAATTGAACCAAATCACAGTTCTAAGAACTCTTTTCCCATTGAGTAAAAAAGAAAGAGTTATCTGAGCTTCCTTCTCTAACTTGGTACATGCACCCTTCATGATGAGTGAGCTCATGCATGTCATTCGTTATACTGTAGGTATGCCAACTTGCCAAGTTGGTTTTGATATTTATCTTATTTGTTTATATGTTGATGGCTCCCTATAACTTACATTCTTACATTTTTAATGTTGACATTTAGGATctgaagaaaaggagaaagaaCTCCATGCTCTGAAGTGCCTCGCGGTTGAGTCAGAACAAGGCACAGATGGGTGCGACAGAGCTGTGGGATCTCTTGGCCTCCGGCTCAGAGCAATTCGTGGAGATGTACAGGGTGTATCAACACCTCAGGCTGAAGAACTGGTTTGTAAGGTCAGGACTGCAGTACAGGCAGACTTTGTTGCTCACTGTCATCGTCCGACACTAGTGCACTCGTAGTTCGTGGAGGTTGTGGCTCCAAAAGGGAAAGCATTCGGCACCAGGTGTGCCCGCATGAAGGTTTGGTCTGAACTATTATGTGCGCTTTGGGACTCTTCAAGTGTGGCCAAGATGTTACTTCTTACCATTAGCACCAAGAGCTACGAGCTAGAATCCTTGGATTGTTTGGAGCAGATGATTGTTCATGAGAGGACGATCACAAGATGGATACCACAACCGTGTCGTGAGCAACAAGACAAACCATGCAGAGAAGAAACCAAAAGGGACATGCAAAGACAAAAATCCTGCAGAGAAGTATTAAGCAACGAACAGAGCATACAAGTGTGGGGGTGGTGTAGTGTTTATCTATTGGACGTAGTGCAGAGCTTTACAGTTATTTCTAGCTTACTTATCTACAAACTGAAATCTTAACTAAAGAGCTTCCTATTTCTGTATAGTCATGTTGATGAACGTGAATAATGCAATTCTATGGTACCAATTTGTTGTGATTCTCATTGACTTTTCTACATATCTTTGATAACATCATCTTATGTAATGcctacttgaaagggaaatggacttaattATTTCATATaaccgattttggtggttgacgtccaataCAAACCACGTgggctaactagtttgtctagatgtcacttatctcaggtgcataaggttcaacataaaccaagaaagaaattcagttgaggccacaatcaaatttggagcaaaactgagagtgtgctgccaagtggcgcatcggacattgttcggtgcaccaggccaGGCAGCCAGCGAACCAGCCATTCTCGGGTTTCTTCTatgcgcgctccactataattcaccggactacccggtgtgccactggactatctggtgagccagcggagcaacggctccctgcgccaacggtcgactgctccgaTGAACAGTGCCgccgcagaagtcagaggtcaccagattgtccggtgtggcacgggactgtccggtgcagcaaaaagACAAAGCGCTCCAACTGTCAACAACTTCAAACCCTAACGGGCGCGCTGACGTGGCGCACATCGGACAGTGaaaagtgactgtccggtgcgccgccggactgtccggtgtgcccatcgccaacaGACTTTGCCAATgggtaggaagtggttgggggctataaatacccccaaccacctcattcaaagccatccaagtgttcTGAATTCAACAttaaatacaagagcaaaagactccactccaagacacattcaatagatcaaaatcctctccaagtcccaaaatcaactccaCCAATTAGTGACTTGAGggagagagtttttgtgttcatttgcgctcttgttgcttggattgccttcttcctttctcattccaaTTCTTGAGTGCTTTGTAAGGCCAAGCAAgatacaccaagtgtgtggtgttccttgcggggtcttagtgacccgtgtgattaagagaaggctcactgaaagtcgcctagaggggggtgaataggcaaaacctgaaaa
It contains:
- the LOC100216584 gene encoding uncharacterized protein LOC100216584 isoform 1 (isoform 1 is encoded by transcript variant 1); amino-acid sequence: MDFLFTIAGFLTIISFGGGHERREESFENTRRSMHKLSGRVVGSVPLATNSHLSPLYHMNQHISTMWTFLSSHQRI
- the LOC100216584 gene encoding uncharacterized protein LOC100216584 isoform 2 (isoform 2 is encoded by transcript variant 2): MDFLFTIAGFLTIISFGGGHERREESFEVDLDLTLNELGDGEDTQEHQAIHAQIIRKGGGKCSTCHQFSSLTSLSHEPTYFYNVDIPLESSKDLKKRRKNSML
- the LOC100216584 gene encoding uncharacterized protein LOC100216584 isoform 3 (isoform 3 is encoded by transcript variant 3), with protein sequence MDFLFTIAGFLTIISFGGGHERREESFEVDLDLTLNELGDGEDTQGAFHLSE